In the genome of Candidatus Kinetoplastibacterium desouzaii TCC079E, the window AGCAGTAGCAGGGAATTTAGCTGTTTTTTTGTATTTAGTATTCAACTCCGTTAATATTTTACTTTTTTATTAAACAGCTAGGCGCTTCCTACCTTTAGCTCTGCGTGCATTTATAATTGCACGCCCTGATCGTGTTTTCATTCTTATACGGAAGCCATGAGTGCGCTTACGGCGCAAGACAGAAG includes:
- the rpmH gene encoding 50S ribosomal protein L34, encoding MKRTYQPSVLRRKRTHGFRIRMKTRSGRAIINARRAKGRKRLAV